The following are encoded together in the Leptospira langatensis genome:
- a CDS encoding MORN repeat-containing protein, which produces MIIQIFDFLKRAFSFVRESFLFRKIVSFYQPFTWKKGLGTFVAVFVLVAAYYRIFDDAICISGDCKNSLSKMEFRNGDVYEGMFVDSKPQGFGAFWGPKGDYYQGGWFRGMKHGVGKYVYPNGTEYIGDFVFNKKEGHGIFKWQDGTILNADWIGDHPQGKGVLTLPDSRKLHGYYQRGFIYDGNGVFIYNDGSKYIGSWKAGQRHGFGVLFASNGMVSYKGLWREDKPAQPFVKPDDQPEPSAAEEAKVSKVLKKNKKKGKNHE; this is translated from the coding sequence ATGATCATACAAATATTCGATTTTCTTAAAAGAGCGTTTTCATTCGTTCGGGAATCTTTCCTCTTCCGAAAGATCGTTTCCTTTTATCAGCCTTTCACTTGGAAGAAGGGTCTGGGAACGTTTGTGGCTGTATTCGTATTGGTTGCCGCATATTATAGGATCTTTGACGACGCGATATGTATCTCGGGGGATTGTAAGAATAGTCTTTCTAAGATGGAATTCCGAAACGGGGATGTGTATGAAGGAATGTTCGTTGACTCGAAGCCGCAAGGGTTTGGGGCGTTTTGGGGTCCTAAGGGGGACTATTACCAAGGCGGTTGGTTTAGAGGCATGAAGCATGGGGTCGGGAAATACGTCTACCCGAACGGTACGGAGTATATCGGGGATTTTGTATTCAATAAGAAGGAAGGGCATGGGATCTTTAAATGGCAGGATGGGACAATCCTGAATGCGGATTGGATCGGAGACCATCCTCAGGGTAAGGGAGTCTTGACCCTGCCGGATTCGAGAAAGCTGCATGGGTATTACCAACGAGGATTTATTTACGATGGGAACGGAGTGTTTATCTATAACGACGGCTCCAAGTATATAGGGAGTTGGAAGGCGGGACAGAGACACGGGTTCGGGGTACTTTTTGCTTCGAACGGAATGGTATCGTACAAGGGACTTTGGAGAGAAGATAAACCGGCTCAGCCTTTCGTAAAGCCGGATGACCAGCCGGAACCATCAGCAGCGGAAGAGGCGAAGGTCTCGAAGGTTTTGAAGAAGAATAAGAAAAAGGGAAAGAATCATGAGTGA
- a CDS encoding DUF1566 domain-containing protein, with amino-acid sequence MKDILRSLTMSVIGSVGKSLFAIAILFLLFSEVFADAPSRFVQASTSDANAIQDKSTGLYWQKCIYPMKWDTSGSTSQCKVPTPAPSGNYLNSSTMTWSQATNATKKICTWYGANWRVPTIAELKSLVERSQYNPALNSIFDPGAAAGGSSGNGIPDFFWTSTVYGADVSYAWTVNFYYGYIYHTSAKVNSYYLRCVANTP; translated from the coding sequence ATGAAGGATATTTTAAGATCTCTAACAATGAGTGTCATCGGATCGGTCGGGAAATCCTTATTCGCTATTGCGATCTTATTTTTGCTTTTTTCGGAAGTGTTTGCGGATGCTCCGAGTAGATTCGTGCAGGCGAGTACGAGCGATGCAAATGCGATCCAGGATAAGTCCACAGGGTTGTACTGGCAGAAATGTATTTATCCTATGAAATGGGATACTTCGGGTTCTACTTCTCAGTGTAAGGTGCCCACTCCGGCCCCGAGCGGAAATTATCTGAATTCGTCCACAATGACTTGGAGCCAGGCGACGAATGCGACCAAGAAGATCTGTACCTGGTACGGAGCGAATTGGAGAGTCCCTACGATCGCGGAATTGAAATCGCTCGTGGAAAGGTCCCAGTACAATCCCGCTCTGAATTCTATATTCGATCCGGGCGCTGCTGCGGGGGGAAGTTCCGGGAACGGGATCCCTGACTTTTTCTGGACTAGCACTGTGTACGGGGCGGATGTAAGTTACGCGTGGACCGTGAATTTTTATTACGGGTATATCTATCATACCTCGGCCAAAGTGAATAGTTATTATCTCAGATGCGTAGCTAATACTCCATAA
- a CDS encoding DUF1566 domain-containing protein, whose product MTVFTRSMGIHLVMYEVSVIVAWRPILHFTRISFLALFLLVNCSPKSASYGVLAALEQMLLGLGVGNGGGGGIFPPYTGSHSFLPGDSVNLNGNSGSVGNGTILDPSNNGSALGIATEGNGVPNLIFLYQGTNTTPYAVDVNGDGLADYYLCYPSDGTTTLHTGTNCGGNQVFVRPGQGFDTNGDGVVDNPMMALLASDFTVPHSSISPSPGIYGGAQNVTITCADNLAPGNIAYTLDGTTPSLSPANGHITNPPSTSFAVGGSGDGDYTVQYRCRDLAGRTEGVNTATYQINHAVPNVTISTPFSSAYVSANSGAVNLASFSWKSNQTGSYSVRQGGTGCTDGNVIDSGLASANAANTSFVQASQLAVGLNTLYICVTAGLTGRTTITITRDDTPPTVSTNPGAGAYGTSPVSVQLVYSDDSGSASGFTVLYTLDNSNPTINSATGAVGNGIVYNPSTPISLSQTTTIRFLARDPAGNVTSSVQSSVFTIDESLATITLNSYSPASRAVNASSNQSIAWQFAGNGASYKVLIGGNKCSSSTNGGTTTYQAPSGTSYSNLSDCECTSGTALAGGASAFKSGNVVSSGATGSDIQANTAVTTVIDNLNFVVGKNSVLFCVANQTNQPHYASVVTSIWKDTLAPQVTSTTPTGGYTGVDPTLGSVTVVFSEPMDSSFTPTMVFEFFDGSTWQSLNITNIKYVWDSNNPDTFKAVLPWVYFPENALIRWKILQNTMRDVTGILLASDVVLSFMTTTYSNAYGYGFTVFKTNGNDATTGLGVAHNYGSGPVALSSSYPGDLVTGDAVTGLKWKSTEESGTFTYNTAVNQCSSLNLQHGGVGYAALTNWRLPTVQELETLSIYQASGSANPPAVTSGAFTNFSSAEYWSSTLFVANPTNAWFVNFNDPDSYFNLSSSLYHVRCVSGVPNSH is encoded by the coding sequence ATGACGGTGTTCACCCGTTCCATGGGTATTCATCTTGTTATGTATGAGGTTTCAGTGATCGTTGCTTGGCGGCCCATTCTCCATTTCACTCGAATTTCCTTTCTTGCACTTTTTCTTCTAGTCAATTGCAGTCCTAAGTCGGCGAGCTACGGTGTTTTGGCTGCGTTAGAGCAGATGCTCTTGGGGCTCGGCGTGGGCAATGGAGGGGGAGGAGGGATCTTTCCTCCGTATACGGGCTCTCATTCTTTCTTGCCTGGCGATTCTGTGAACCTGAACGGGAACTCTGGTTCTGTAGGGAATGGAACGATCTTGGATCCGAGTAACAACGGTTCGGCGCTTGGGATCGCGACGGAAGGTAACGGAGTCCCCAATCTGATCTTTTTGTACCAAGGGACGAATACTACTCCCTATGCTGTGGATGTGAATGGGGACGGTCTGGCAGATTATTATCTTTGCTATCCTTCGGATGGGACTACGACCTTGCATACGGGAACCAATTGCGGGGGGAATCAGGTATTCGTGCGTCCGGGGCAAGGTTTCGATACGAATGGGGATGGGGTAGTAGATAACCCGATGATGGCGCTTTTGGCGTCGGACTTCACCGTGCCGCATAGCAGCATTTCTCCTTCTCCCGGGATCTATGGAGGGGCTCAGAATGTTACGATCACTTGCGCGGATAATTTAGCTCCTGGGAATATCGCTTATACGTTAGATGGGACCACTCCTAGTTTGAGCCCGGCTAACGGACATATTACGAATCCACCTTCTACTTCGTTTGCTGTGGGTGGCTCGGGTGATGGGGATTATACGGTTCAGTACAGATGTCGAGATCTGGCGGGAAGGACGGAAGGGGTCAATACCGCCACGTATCAGATCAATCATGCTGTTCCGAATGTGACCATCTCCACTCCTTTCAGCTCCGCTTATGTAAGCGCGAATTCGGGGGCAGTGAATTTAGCGAGCTTCTCCTGGAAATCGAATCAGACAGGTAGTTATTCCGTTCGTCAGGGCGGGACTGGATGCACGGACGGGAATGTGATCGATTCGGGGCTTGCCTCTGCGAACGCGGCGAATACTTCCTTTGTGCAGGCAAGCCAATTGGCAGTGGGCTTGAATACTCTGTATATTTGTGTGACTGCGGGGCTTACTGGAAGGACTACGATCACGATCACGAGAGACGATACTCCTCCTACGGTGAGCACGAATCCTGGGGCAGGGGCCTATGGAACTTCTCCCGTGAGTGTGCAATTGGTGTACAGCGACGATAGCGGGTCTGCGAGCGGTTTTACGGTTCTTTATACATTAGATAATTCTAATCCTACGATCAATTCGGCCACAGGGGCAGTGGGGAACGGGATCGTTTATAATCCTTCGACCCCGATCAGTTTGAGCCAGACGACTACGATCCGGTTTTTGGCAAGGGATCCTGCGGGGAATGTGACTAGCTCCGTGCAGTCTAGCGTGTTCACCATCGATGAGTCCTTGGCTACGATCACTTTGAATTCTTATTCTCCGGCTTCGAGAGCAGTGAATGCGAGTTCCAACCAGAGCATTGCTTGGCAGTTTGCGGGGAACGGGGCTTCTTATAAGGTCCTCATCGGTGGAAATAAGTGTTCAAGCTCCACGAACGGAGGAACGACTACCTACCAAGCGCCTTCGGGTACTAGTTATAGCAATTTGTCAGATTGCGAGTGTACTAGCGGAACGGCTCTGGCAGGAGGTGCGAGTGCCTTTAAGAGCGGGAATGTGGTGAGTTCGGGCGCCACAGGATCGGATATCCAAGCGAATACCGCTGTGACTACTGTGATCGATAATCTGAATTTCGTAGTGGGTAAGAATTCAGTCCTATTCTGCGTAGCGAACCAGACAAACCAACCGCACTATGCGAGTGTGGTGACCTCGATCTGGAAGGACACCTTGGCTCCTCAGGTGACCTCGACTACTCCTACGGGTGGGTATACGGGTGTGGATCCTACGTTAGGAAGTGTCACCGTAGTATTCAGCGAGCCTATGGACTCGAGCTTTACGCCGACCATGGTGTTCGAGTTCTTTGACGGAAGTACCTGGCAGAGCTTGAATATTACGAATATTAAATATGTTTGGGATAGCAATAATCCGGATACGTTCAAGGCGGTATTGCCTTGGGTGTATTTCCCTGAAAACGCGCTGATCCGTTGGAAAATACTCCAGAATACGATGAGGGATGTGACGGGGATCCTGCTTGCTTCCGATGTAGTGTTGTCCTTTATGACGACTACTTATTCGAACGCTTACGGATATGGGTTCACAGTATTCAAGACGAACGGGAACGACGCTACAACAGGTCTTGGGGTTGCCCATAATTACGGATCCGGACCTGTTGCATTGTCTTCTTCTTATCCGGGAGATCTTGTGACCGGGGATGCGGTTACCGGTTTGAAATGGAAGAGCACGGAAGAATCAGGCACATTTACTTATAATACTGCGGTGAATCAATGCTCCAGTTTGAACCTTCAGCATGGGGGAGTCGGATATGCGGCACTCACAAATTGGAGGCTTCCGACTGTCCAGGAGTTAGAGACATTGTCCATTTATCAGGCTTCGGGATCGGCCAATCCTCCTGCAGTTACTTCGGGAGCGTTTACAAACTTCTCTTCTGCGGAATATTGGAGTTCTACTTTGTTTGTGGCGAATCCGACTAACGCGTGGTTTGTGAATTTTAACGATCCGGATTCGTATTTCAATCTGAGCTCGTCTCTCTATCATGTGAGATGTGTGTCCGGGGTCCCGAACTCTCATTGA
- a CDS encoding PIN domain-containing protein has protein sequence MAVYVDSSAVLSILFQEPSLERSKEIWKSSRVRISSVLLAAECKVSIRRIYSHHKKKLGPNWREKRLEELDRLLEEIHLKNLDRSTLERLDDEEALSGCRTLDALHLATALEFRRDLRGEISIFSYDVGFNQVAEELGFRIL, from the coding sequence ATGGCTGTGTATGTGGACTCGAGTGCCGTACTATCGATCCTTTTTCAGGAGCCGAGCTTAGAGAGATCCAAGGAAATTTGGAAGTCCTCCAGAGTTCGTATCAGTTCCGTATTGCTTGCGGCAGAATGCAAGGTCAGTATCAGACGAATTTATTCCCATCATAAGAAGAAGCTTGGTCCGAATTGGAGAGAGAAACGATTGGAGGAGTTGGATCGACTCTTAGAAGAAATCCATCTGAAGAATTTAGATCGTTCGACTCTGGAACGTTTGGATGACGAAGAGGCTTTGTCCGGTTGTAGGACTTTAGACGCGCTACATTTGGCTACCGCTCTGGAATTTCGCAGGGATCTAAGAGGCGAGATCTCGATCTTTTCGTACGATGTAGGTTTCAATCAGGTGGCAGAGGAGCTGGGCTTTAGGATCTTGTAG
- a CDS encoding type II toxin-antitoxin system Phd/YefM family antitoxin produces the protein MVGVRELKNQLSKYLQLVKQGETVVITEHEQVIAEIKKPSENMEDREKRVYSYLEEQSRIGKLVLAKRDRSQIDNIIKDRSARNQIPDWKEIHEDSRKDRT, from the coding sequence ATGGTAGGGGTTCGGGAGCTGAAGAACCAATTGAGTAAGTATCTGCAACTCGTAAAGCAGGGAGAGACGGTGGTGATCACAGAACATGAACAGGTGATCGCAGAGATCAAGAAGCCGTCGGAAAATATGGAGGATCGGGAGAAGAGAGTGTATTCCTATTTAGAAGAGCAGAGTCGGATCGGGAAGCTAGTGCTTGCTAAGAGGGATCGCTCGCAAATAGATAACATTATAAAAGACCGTTCTGCAAGAAATCAGATACCGGATTGGAAGGAGATCCATGAGGATTCCAGAAAGGATCGGACCTGA
- a CDS encoding type II toxin-antitoxin system RelE/ParE family toxin, with protein sequence MSHLEVRIKPSAEQDIIQAVAYYNSQKENLGYEFLLEIDHSLERVSYFPKIGPIVYKNFRQLLTRRFPFRIFYRISDNQYIDIYAVLHQSREFRKLFL encoded by the coding sequence GTGAGTCATTTAGAAGTTCGCATTAAGCCTAGTGCTGAACAGGATATTATCCAAGCTGTTGCTTACTACAATAGCCAAAAGGAAAATTTAGGTTATGAATTTCTATTAGAGATAGATCATTCATTAGAGCGAGTTAGCTATTTTCCCAAAATTGGCCCAATCGTTTATAAAAACTTTAGACAGCTATTGACTCGGCGATTTCCATTCCGAATTTTTTATCGAATCTCAGACAATCAGTATATCGATATTTATGCAGTATTGCATCAAAGTCGCGAATTTAGAAAGTTATTCCTCTAG